A section of the Triticum dicoccoides isolate Atlit2015 ecotype Zavitan chromosome 7A, WEW_v2.0, whole genome shotgun sequence genome encodes:
- the LOC119332916 gene encoding glutaminyl-peptide cyclotransferase-like, producing the protein MPPLLVRHPVLIFIIPATLLTLLGLPPTATLATRFYSFDLMREYPHDPEAFTEGLLYGGNDTLFKSTGLFGRSSVRKVDLQTGKVLVLHQMDGKMFGEGLTLLGDRLVQLTWLTNVGFTYDRHNFSKCGSFSHKMRDGWGLATDGKVVFGSDGTSTLYQIDPESHQVMRMVPVKYQDNDVRYLNELEYINGEVWANVFKTDCITIISPDSGIVVGWVFLHELRHHSPNSGNMAHDVLNGIDCDEDNRRLFVTGKLWPTLYEIKLRHIEGPPDGSIEKLCPRIIIPGSDNFPKQAGWSVTRKGECIMYKGISNADHQRWSHTLSFLLPPTHGTEENMSEMEVANVPEDPSIMLARKIISGTRKTHRVKADEAKMLCLNVASLDAGARMIVQSIR; encoded by the exons ATGCCGCCGCTCCTCGTCCGGCACCCGGTACTTATCTTCATTATCCCTGCCACGCTCCTCACCCTCCTCGGGCTCCCACCAACTGCTACGCTCGCCACCAGGTTCTACTCGTTCGACCTGATGCGTGAGTACCCTCACGATCCAGAGGCCTTCACAGAG GGCCTCTTGTATGGAGGAAATGACACTCTTTTCAAGTCCACTGGCCTTTTTGGCAGG TCATCCGTGCGAAAGGTTGATCTTCAGACAGGAAAG GTTTTAGTTCTGCACCAAATGGACGGCAAAATGTTTGGAGAAGGTCTAACACTTCTCGGAGATAG ATTGGTTCAACTTACTTGGTTGACGAATGTTGGATTTACGTACGATCGACACAACTTTAGTAAA TGTGGTAGTTTTTCCCACAAAATGCGTGATGGGTGGGGGCTAGCTACAGATGGGAAGGTTGTTTTCGGCAGTGATGGTACCTCAACTTTGTACCAGATAGATCCAGAGTCTCATCAGG TCATGAGGATGGTGCCTGTGAAATATCAAGATAATGACGTTAGGTATCTTAATGAACTTGAATACATAAACGGTGAAGTATGGGCAAATGTCTTCAAG ACAGATTGCATCACTATAATTTCCCCTGATAGTGGCATAGTGGTGGGTTGGGTTTTTCTTCATGAGCTGAG GCATCACTCACCGAATTCAGGTAATATG GCTCATGACGTTCTAAATGGTATAGATTGTGATGAAGACAACCGCAGATTGTTTG TGACCGGAAAATTATGGCCAACGCTATATGAGATTAAGCTACGTCACATTGAGGGGCCACCAGATGGGTCTATAGAGAAGCTATGTCCAAGGATTATAATTCCGGGTTCCGACAATTTCCCCAAACAAGCCGGCTGGTCGGTTACCAG GAAAGGGGAATGCATCatgtataagggcatctccaacgccgaccatCAAAGATGGTCTCAcaccctctccttccttctgcCGCCGACGCATGGAACCGAGGAGAACATGTCAGAGATGGAGGTGGCGAACGTGCCGGAGGATCCGAGCATCATGCTAGCCCGAAAGATCATCTCGGGTACGCGGAAAACTCACCGCGTCAAAGCAGACGAGGCCAAGATGTTGTGCTTGAATGTGGCCTCTTTGGATGCAGGCGCAAGAATGATCGTGCAATCCATCCGCTAG